The following are encoded in a window of Rhizobium sp. WYJ-E13 genomic DNA:
- the rpsH gene encoding 30S ribosomal protein S8, translating to MTMTDPLGDMLTRIRNGASRRKSSVSTPASKLRARVLDVLQSEGYIRGYSVVDFGNGKSELNIELKYYEGASVIREIGRVSKPGRRVYVSVKSIPQVANGLGITILSTPKGVMADHQAREQNVGGEVLCSVF from the coding sequence ATGACAATGACTGATCCGTTGGGCGATATGCTCACCCGTATCCGCAACGGCGCTTCGCGTCGCAAGTCGTCGGTTTCGACACCTGCTTCCAAGCTCCGTGCACGTGTTCTCGATGTCCTCCAGTCCGAAGGCTACATCCGTGGCTACTCCGTCGTCGATTTCGGCAACGGCAAGTCCGAACTGAACATTGAACTGAAGTACTATGAAGGCGCATCGGTGATCCGTGAGATCGGCCGTGTGTCCAAGCCGGGCCGCCGGGTTTATGTCTCGGTCAAGTCCATTCCGCAGGTCGCGAACGGCCTCGGCATCACCATCCTTTCGACCCCGAAGGGCGTGATGGCCGATCACCAGGCTCGCGAACAGAACGTTGGTGGCGAGGTTCTCTGCTCGGTCTTCTAA